The following DNA comes from bacterium.
ACTACGGCTATCTTCTTGAGGTGCGTTTCAAGGGGAAGGTGTGTCTGCGGCGCACGCGTCCGGATAAGGCGCAGCCCGGCTGGTCCTACTGGTCAATCATCCCGCCATCCTAGATTCTGGAGGCGGGATGAACTATTTTTACTTATGTAGCAATTCCATAGTTTCTTTTGCCATTTGACCCGGTTCGTCGGTGGTTATGACTGCGATTTTGACGGGGGAGTGTTCACTGTTGATAAGCGCGTCAACGCTTACCATCCGATTATTTTTTTCTTGATCAAGCGTAATGCCGAGACCGCCAAGCCCTTCGCAGATTCTATTCCGAATG
Coding sequences within:
- a CDS encoding acetate kinase codes for the protein IRNRICEGLGGLGITLDQEKNNRMVSVDALINSEHSPVKIAVITTDEPGQMAKETMELLHK